From the Leishmania panamensis strain MHOM/PA/94/PSC-1 chromosome 31 sequence genome, one window contains:
- a CDS encoding hypothetical protein (TriTrypDB/GeneDB-style sysID: LpmP.31.1910), giving the protein MSAAIHIPPTRRSNPVFSQRHHHPNQPSPPISESMVRERLSANLPDSFNYLSNTRAVGRSHRPHSSSSSGAGSDRSATPPARTVRSGPGNERRSRPPHTFTRGSSSSSSCSSRSSSTSSDGGERYSFYARLAKIHRGGEPAALARCCDTVRGTLQLLKQAQLCTGDSDGAAGFFWLDLHGVPPPPRRGRAALRDADSGDAPMSALWRALGLQASTVHTFTTVCEQRQAHPRPARTLLDDVYEEVVVDFSCPDDRVLQVGPLRAPASAEPAMGVCDTGRCPEECVQLMHEQDSTAKRTPRDGVAGSAHYVALELATLLTPVHASAATMREAAWETALSPAPSAEEHANEPLNNLVWAGSLGRSMLSLPAAAAAIGRPAPPVLPAGLCQATQPSPHSQEPPAAAPLITSTYVVCFPAGCVTWCPASTLGLTSTDCRAHRSAAAAEVQCVKSWEQLQTAVLRRMWHATHLSRGAAAFPPHARCGAAPGELSAPSMSVALTEPVMCTSIFVSLLLSSACYAYLPNTAKFLGEVDAIDSMLPLIEMNCESDQADALRRVLLLRRRLALHRRLLFQKICLLEALDRPAIHTAAGFIRSLKSPMWVPCSATPVRIAERCKSAGWGSASAGGDRSNHLNASCTDVPWCSGAGTPTGNVARSRHSSEGLDANDSNGRPSPDKSSSDHVAQRVTWAAPSLQHQMAAAPSLNAIHKGITSVLHNLEVARTVLGNTTLIYTSKVNFSNSRTSETADYFSLICQYVLIVVLPLNIVASHWGMNCPVPFMAVEGTTPFWGIVGVLAFIGVTGLIFPFYAYKTRRIYLIA; this is encoded by the coding sequence ATGTCCGCCGCTATCCATATCCCCCCTACACGACGGAGCAACCCTGTCTTCTcccagcggcaccaccatcCTAATCAGCCCTCCCCGCCCATCAGCGAGTCGATGGTGCGGGAGCGTCTCTCCGCGAACCTCCCCGACAGCTTCAACTACCTCAGCAACACGCGGGCAGTGGGCCGCAGTCACCggccacacagcagcagcagcagcggtgcaggctctgaccgcagcgccactccTCCCGCCCGCACAGTGCGCAGTGGCCCTGGCAATGAGAGACGCAGCCGCCCCCCTCACACGTTCACCCGtggctcctccagcagctccagctgcagtagccgcagcagctccacgtcaagcgacggtggcgagagATACTCCTTCTACGCTCGGCTGGCCAAGATTCATCGCGGCGGTGAgcctgcggcgctggcacgGTGCTGCGACACGGTGCgcggcacgctgcagctgctgaagcaggcgcagctgtgcactggcgacagcgacggcgccgcgggcTTCTTCTGGCTCGACCTGCAcggcgtgccgccgccgccgcggcgtgggcgggcagcactgcgcgacgcggacagcggcgacgcacCCATGAGCGCGCTGTGGAGGGCGCTTGGGCTGCAGGCGTCGACAGTGCACACCTTCACGACAGTgtgcgagcagcggcaggctcACCCGCGGCCCGCCCGCACCTTGCTCGACGACGTgtacgaggaggtggtggtggactTCAGCTGCCCGGACGACCGCGTGCTGCAGGTGGGGCCGCTGCGGGCGCCGGCCAGCGCTGAGCCTGCAATGGGTGTGTGCGACACAGGCCGCTGCCCGGAAGAGTGCGTGCAGCTCATGCACGAGCAGGACAGCACTGCGAAGCGCACGCCGCGGGACGGCGTTGCCGGGTCTGCGCACTACGTGGCGCTGGAgctggcgacgctgctgacgccggTGCATgcgtcggcggcgacgatgagAGAGGCGGCCTGGGAGACCGCGCTCTCGCCAGCCCCCTCGGCTGAAGAGCACGCCAACGAGCCTCTGAACAACCTTGTCTGGGCGGGGAGCTTGGGGCGCAGCATGCTCAGCCTccccgccgcggctgccgccaTCGGCCGGCCCGCCCCTCCCGTCTTGCCTGCCGGCCTCTGCCAGGCCACGCAACCGTCGCCGCACAGCCAGGAGCCgccggccgcggcgccgcttaTCACGTCTACCTACGTCGTCTGCTTTCCCGCGGGGTGCGTGACGTGGTGCCCCGCGAGCACGCTGGGGCTCACCAGCACCGACTGCCGcgcccaccgcagcgccgcggcagcggaggtgcagtGCGTCAAGTCgtgggagcagctgcagaccgCTGTGCTTCGTCGGATGTGGCACGCGACCCACCTGAGCAggggcgccgctgccttcccccctcacgcacggtgtggcgctgcgccaggcGAGCTCTCGGCTCCATCGATGAGTGTCGCCTTGACAGAGCCGGTGATGTGCACGTCCATATTCGTGTCgcttctgctctcctccgcctgtTACGCCTACCTGCCGAACACCGCCAAGTTTTTGGGGGAGGTAGATGCCATTGACTCCATGTTGCCCCTTATTGAAATGAATTGCGAGAGCGACCAGGCGGATGCCCTGCGCCGCGTACTGTTGCTTCGCCGTCGCCTTGCACTGCACAGGCGGCTGCTATTTCAGAAGATCTGcctgctggaggcgctcgATCGGCCAGCGATACACACAGCTGCCGGCTTCATCCGGTCGCTCAAGTCACCAATGTGGGTGCCATGCAGTGCTACTCCCGTGCGTATTGCTGAGCGCTGCAAGAGTGCGGGATGGGGCTCCGCATCAGCTGGAGGCGACAGAAGCAATCACCTGAACGCGAGCTGCACCGATGTGCCGTGGTGCAGTGGGGCCGGAACGCCGACCGGCAACGTAGCGAGAAGTAGGCACAGCTCTGAGGGACTCGACGCAAACGACTCGAATGGCAGACCGTCGCCAGATAAGTCAAGCAGCGACCACGTGGCCCAGCGAGTCACGTGGGCAGCCCCTTCACTACAGCACCaaatggcagcggcgccgtctcTCAACGCGATTCACAAAGGCATCACGAGTGTCCTACACAACCTCGAAGTAGCGCGGACGGTACTTGGGAACACGACGCTCATCTACACCTCCAAAGTGAATTTCAGCAACTCCCGCACCAGCGAAACAGCCGACTATTTCTCGTTGATCTGTCAGTACGTCCTCATCGTTGTGCTGCCATTGAATATTGTGGCTTCACACTGGGGCATGAACTGCCCGGTGCCCTTCATGGCCGTGGAAGGTACCACACCGTTCTGGGGTATTGTAGGCGTATTAGCGTTCATTGGTGTTACCGGTCTCATCTTCCCATTCTACGCTTACAAGACCCGGCGAATCTACTTGATTGCATAA
- a CDS encoding hypothetical protein (TriTrypDB/GeneDB-style sysID: LpmP.31.1940), which translates to MSNDDFQTLTGNSSLLSYSQYDIPLFHSIEVPPGKAQVHPDPLSPPASPQALVDRTKPRTSLRTNRQRYSSSWQRGSIELMRSDCTPETSKLSGPPLREPGADTHGDLFGSKGPFMYVDDYCASSSSVSGSGKLPFLSGTNSPGQSGGLGRSSIDTTTSGNLKNLARRLSRSGAIQDSVDASKRTPLPGAPASLLPTADTPSATATGSDRRCSQDNSSGTGSTTAPPAAQQREPTSAAHPAQFASSGATSRVIKVSPTTLTLPQPSAEFTLLLDYPIIKDRGSAARSSGHQLSPQALASQSSLNPSRGARGMAGNADSRTLTPLGVEDIPDKQARHRSTLGGVLSSVEHSSFSPSPGWRSSSSVLSSSSPVPCARTASDLRIRSEHHNLNRSGSGAGGMSPVRQQRAASEPSPTALERGNHVSLCRTVQPPVQSVSSTPTSACVPGVGTTESSGYGNRDEEEADSSSLACQPGYDLSCVPGAVEDTAEAKIDPLHYNTDALDGDKDGYSSLVNLQDEEEEPSVIRSTEKPPSEVSSRSTTNQHPKNETAPALTPPHAPPMPKKRFFTLEPVRTNTSAMAKGGNSKLRFDGSGVANRSDEELSSESSMFCAMRPLHLADPNASLSQSLPLTARVPGLLLHDTRSEHALGAVVTNGAQCLSMPLQSTNAVALNGKAPPTGTTESRRARLPSTVLSNTTQDGAQALTTLSGNTNSSEPNSREASEAAASSSISPPPILSTISWAQPMCATTLSDELQNPLRPLHCRVCIHTDTNGIDDAPTTQVPWPLQNPPSSIIVKRRLFDPKLPRPRGPRTRGLLNGKRQADWTPPETHYATTLADMAAFEEDEDGIQQCHLTGTLWDDEVIGMDAPVSRLPEMRGGQLSSCSTPVLRRGILGVMLRTRSPVSPPRVPLVPSLVPMTLSTSPETPAVLEENVTVQGSPQLVSCAPPTAAASGDAPTSVMWGSFSTSVNAGRRTGGIVVDEVEKVHRLREESAITPVLEALRIEPSSLLSHSAAVRLASQVAPSHRCLGASIHPRHSVDSKKGVMEP; encoded by the coding sequence ATGAGCAACGATGACTTCCAGACGCTGACTGGCAATAGCAGCCTCCTGTCATACAGCCAGTATGAcatccctctctttcatAGCATCGAGGTGCCACCGGGAAAAGCGCAAGTGCACCCCGACCCTCTGTCACCACCTGCCTCGCCACAAGCCCTTGTCGACAGGACCAAGCCACGCACAAGCCTGCGAACGAATAGGCAGAGGTACTCCAGCAGCTGGCAACGTGGTAGCATCGAGTTGATGAGGTCAGACTGCACCCCGGAGACCTCGAAGCTGAGCGGGCCCCCACTGAGGGAACCtggcgcagacacacacggtGACCTCTTTGGCTCAAAGGGCCCCTTCATGTATGTGGATGACTACTGCGCAAGCAGCAGTAGTGtgagtggcagcggcaagcttcctttcctctctggTACGAACTCCCCAGGACAGAGTGGAGGGCTGGGCAGGAGCAGCATCGACACGACAACCAGTGGGAATCTCAAGAACTTAGCCCGGAGACTTTCGAGATCCGGTGCTATTCAGGACTCAGTGGACGCAAGTAAACGAACCCCGTTGCCAGGGGCACCCGCCTCGCTCCTGCCTACCGCTGACACGCCTTCCGCAACGGCCACTGGAAGTGACAGACGGTGCTCACAGGacaacagcagtggcacTGGGAGCACCACTGCACCACCAGCcgcacagcagagagagcCCACAAGCGCCGCCCACCCCGCTCAGTTTGCCTCGAGTGGTGCCACAAGCAGAGTCATTAAAGTGTCACCCACAAcactgacgctgccgcagccttCTGCCGAGTTTACGCTCCTCCTTGACTACCCGATAATCAAGGACAGAGGCTCGGCAGCGAGGTCATCAGGACACCAACTGTCACCCCAGGCGCTCGCTTCACAGAGCTCGTTGAACCCGTCTCGCGGTGCCAGGGGGATGGCAGGGAATGCAGATAGCCGGACTCTGACTCCCTTGGGGGTAGAAGATATCCCAGACAAGCAAGCCCGCCATCGCAGTACGCTTGGCGGTGTGTTGAGCAGCGTGGAGCACAGTAGCTTCTCGCCCTCCCCAGGTTGGCGGTCAAGCTCCAGCGTGCTctcatcgtcatcgccagTCCCGTGCGCCCGGACCGCCAGCGACCTTCGCATACGCTCTGAACACCACAACTTGAATCGCAGCGGTAGCGGTGCGGGTGGGATGTCACCTGTACGGCAACAACGCGCTGCCTCTGAGCCGTCTCCTACGGCGCTCGAGCGAGGTAACCACGTCTCCCTCTGTCGTACAGTGCAACCCCCCGTGCAGTCGGTATCCTCGACGCCAACTTCCGCTTGTGTGCCCGGAGTGGGTACCACAGAGAGTAGTGGATACGGCAACagagatgaagaagaggcggaTAGCTCGTCACTTGCTTGCCAGCCAGGGTACGACCTCAGCTGCGTGCCCGGTGCTGTAGAGGACACCGCAGAGGCAAAGATTGATCCGCTCCACTACAACACGGACGCCCTTGACGGCGACAAGGATGGCTACAGTAGCCTCGTGAACTTacaagacgaggaggaagagccgtCGGTTATACGTTCGACAGAGAAGCCGCCCTCCGAGGTGTCTTCTCGATCAACGACAAACCAGCATCCCAAGAACGAGACGGCACCTGCACTCACTCCGCCGCATGCGCCACCAATGCCCAAGAAGCGGTTCTTCACGTTGGAGCCAGTCCGCACGAACACCTCAGCGATGGCGAAAGGCGGAAATTCAAAGCTGCGCTTCGATGGTAGCGGTGTTGCGAATCGGTCTGACGAAGAGTTGTCGAGCGAGTCATCCATGTTTTGTGCGATGAGGCCGCTGCATCTGGCCGACCCTaacgcctctctctcgcaaTCTCTCCCGCTAACGGCACGAGTACCGGGTCTACTGTTGCACGACACTCGCAGTGAGCACGCTCTCGGGGCCGTCGTCACTAATGGAGCTCAGTGCCTCTCCATGCCACTGCAAAGTACCAATGCGGTTGCCCTCAATGGCAAGGCACCTCCGACGGGCACCACTGAAAGCCGTCGCGCCCGTCTACCTTCGACTGTGTTGAGTAATACCACTCAAGATGGCGCGCAGGCTCTCACCACGTTAAGCGGCAACACTAATTCTTCTGAACCAAACTCGAGGGAGGCGTCtgaagctgcagcgtcaaGTTCAATATCTCCGCCGCCTATCTTGAGCACGATCAGTTGGGCTCAGCCGATGTGCGCGACCACGCTTAGTGACGAGCTTCAAAATCCGCTACGTCCGCTTCACTGCAGAGTCTGCATCCACACGGATACAAACGGGATCGATGACGCTCCAACAACCCAGGTGCCGTGGCCGCTGCAGAATCCACCCTCGAGCATCATTGTCAAGCGCCGTCTCTTCGATCCGAAGCTCCCGCGTCCTCGTGGCCCCCGCACACGTGGGCTGCTGAACGGAAAGCGGCAAGCTGACTGGACACCTCCGGAGACACACTACGCGACCACGCTAGCAGACATGGCAGCGttcgaggaggacgaagatGGCATACAGCAGTGTCACCTCACGGGCACCCTGTGGGACGACGAAGTCATCGGCATGGATGCGCCAGTCTCTCGGCTACCCGAGATGCGAGGCGGCCAATTGTCGTCGTGCTCGACGCCGGTCCTGAGAAGAGGCATATTGGGTGTCATGCTGCGAACTCGATCTCCTGTATCGCCGCCAAGGGTACCGCTAGTGCCGTCATTGGTGCCAATGACGCTCTCTACCTCACCCGAGACACCCGCCGTCTTGGAGGAAAATGTGACTGTACAAGGCAGCCCGCAGCTCGTCAGCTGTGCTCCGCCGACCGCTGCAGCATCAGGAGATGCTCCTACAAGTGTCATGTGGGGCTCGTTCAGCACCTCTGTGAACGCCGGTCGACGCACCGGTGGCATAGTTGTGgatgaggtggagaaggtgcaccgcctccgcgagGAGTCGGCGATCACACCGGTGCTTGAGGCGTTGCGAATCGAGCCATCCTCACTACTTTCCcacagcgcagcggtgcgcctAGCCTCACAAGTAGCGCCAAGCCACCGCTGCTTAGGGGCATCGATTCACCCCAGACACTCCGTTGATtcaaaaaagggggtgatGGAGCCGTAG
- a CDS encoding hypothetical protein (TriTrypDB/GeneDB-style sysID: LpmP.31.1950) has translation MFHPAEDEMARREGYHMQRGAVHGMGMMLRMEEQQMLAMQMREMEMMQMQAMGCAPSYPDNQWASPQPQQQQGNTESIAKPSEAESVPATTPSLAAQSPAAPAGHVSISSRSATKPAHSGDANRTPPPTTTTSGGAGLPDTPSQVGAYCAYTPNSLYNTMPSTNNTKDLAAAQESTYNGSSMYGDSHSAYAPAFTGGGLSENGASGVGYSMYNATNSSSMYEQPAPSSGATDSSTVKNATAADIPASGNSSKAATPALQHRSLGTSVSPAPQHKLSVNTLDKKGSLAGMNGTDKSSTSTTHRSREIRQKNSELKRENSSGFIGGRSRGSFSRPPPQEKGASPSVDKDKRSPSSSAPKNNQPLSPSVDKDKSMHRSSSSSSDKGKGGRRY, from the coding sequence ATGTTCCACCCGGCGGAAGATGAAATGGCTCGCAGGGAGGGCTACCAcatgcagcgcggcgccgtACATGGCATGGGCATGATGCTCCGCatggaagagcagcagatgcTCGCGATGCAGATGCgagagatggagatgatGCAGATGCAGGCCATGGGCTGCGCCCCGTCTTATCCAGACAACCAGTGGGCCTCCCCgcaaccacagcagcagcagggaaaCACGGAGAGCATCGCGAAGCCTTCTGAAGCGGAGAGTGTGCCTGCTACTACGCCGAGCTTGGCTGCCCAGTCTCCAGCTGCCCCTGCTGGCCACGTGTCTATCTCATCTCGGTCGGCGACCAAACCGGCGCACAGCGGTGATGCGAAcaggacgccgccgcctacTACCActaccagcggcggcgctggtctTCCTGATACACCGTCTCAGGTGGGAGCTTACTGCGCCTACACGCCGAACAGCCTTTACAACACGATGCCCTCTACCAATAATACCAAAGACCTCGCTGCGGCGCAAGAGTCGACGTACAATGGTAGCAGCATGTACGGTGATAGCCACAGCGCCTATGCTCCGGCTTTCACAGGTGGCGGTCTCAGCGAGAATGGCGCCAGTGGTGTGGGCTACTCCATGTACAACGCGACGAACTCCAGCAGCATGTATGAACAACCAGCGCCGTCCTCGGGGGCAACAGACTCGAGCACCGTCAAGAACGCGACTGCTGCGGACATTCCCGCCTCTGGCAACTCTTCGAAGGCAGCCACGCCTGCGTTGCAACACAGATCGCTTGGAACAAGTGTGTCACCTGCGCCGCAACACAAGCTCTCGGTCAATACCCTGGATAAAAAAGGCTCTTTGGCGGGCATGAACGGGACCGACAAGTCTTCCACCTCAACGACGCACCGCAGTCGCGAGATTCGTCAGAAGAACAGCGAACTGAAGCGGGAGAACTCGAGCGGCTTTATCGGCGGCCGCTCCCGCGGCTCCTTCAGCCGCCCCCCTCCGCAGGAAAAAGGCGCCAGTCCCTCGGTGGACAAGGACAAGCGGTCGCCATCGTCTTCCGCCCCCAAGAACAACCagcccctttctccctccgtGGACAAGGACAAGAGTATGCACCGCTCGTCCTCATCGTCCTCGGACAAGGGCAAAGGTGGGAGGCGCTACTag
- a CDS encoding hypothetical protein (TriTrypDB/GeneDB-style sysID: LpmP.31.1960), translating to MSLRASGSPQLPRPLEGRESPPPIISDSDSTPRLPSLYQRVLDGRSSPLSIRSATPNVSGISRSEDEMHSALRDPLRSSLSPHIVAFNSFSVLDSNSSPPPLILSEKTFSSISVNTSLYNGGRKGDALGAQQADSAISGCTGSQNLGAYVDHENWMSSSIELEAVDVRKVITVMKGKKQERCHAALSPVPEVVVSAEKSRLKQTEMPNPRRGMLPSGRKRSVSINAPPDTPRERQALITLRPRQAAVVVQQQQYMIRRPYMPTGGGLPTLRQLPGFTSAPYSMALRQVPPAVAVSRAHPLELSISTSSEVDNHPASSKSRERSAEIGTASWRRMFWVCGGSAKQVAPKNHA from the coding sequence ATGTCTCTTCGCGCTTCAGGCTCCCCGCAGCTTCCTCGGCCTCTGGAAGGACGCGAATCGCCTCCGCCAATCATCAGTGACTCGGATTCGACGCCGAGGCTGCCCTCGTTGTACCAGCGCGTCTTGGATGGTCGCAGCAGCCCGCTCTCCATCCGCTCCGCCACTCCGAACGTGAGTGGGATCTCGCGCAGCGAGGATGAGATGCATTCCGCACTGAGGGACCCTCTTCGCAGCTCTTTGTCACCCCACATCGTCGCCTTCAACAGCTTCAGCGTGCTCGACAGCAATagctctccaccaccgctaATTCTCTCGGAAAAAACCTTCAGCAGTATCTCTGTGAACACATCGCTCTACAACGGCGGTAGAAAGGGCGACGCGCTGggggcgcagcaggcggacAGCGCCATCAGCGGTTGCACCGGGTCTCAAAACCTCGGCGCATATGTCGATCATGAGAACTGGATGAGCTCGAGCATCGAGTTAGAGGCGGTCGACGTGCGGAAAGTGATTACCGTGATGAAAGGCAAGAAGCAAGAGAGATGTCACGCTGCACTCTCGCCGGTGCCGGAGGTCGTGGTTTCTGCGGAAAAATCGAGACTGAAGCAGACCGAGATGCCGAATCCGAGAAGGGGTATGTTGCCCTCAGGTCGAAAGCGCTCTGTGAGCATCAACGCACCACCAGACACACCACGCGAGAGGCAGGCGCTGATTACGCTCAGACCTCGtcaagcagcggtggtggtgcaacagcagcagtacatGATCCGGAGACCGTACATGCCTACAGGCGGCGGCTTGCCTACCCTTCGGCAGCTGCCGGGCTTTACATCAGCACCCTACAGTatggcgctgcgccaagTACCACCCGCTGTCGCTGTATCACGAGCACACCCACTGGAACTATCGatctccacctccagcgaAGTGGACAATCACCCCGCTTCCAGTAAATCTAGGGAAAGAAGTGCGGAGATAGGCACGGCGTCGTGGAGAAGGATGTTTTGGGTCTGCGGTGGAAGCGCCAAGCAGGTGGCGCCAAAGAACCACGCCTAG